One Callospermophilus lateralis isolate mCalLat2 chromosome 6, mCalLat2.hap1, whole genome shotgun sequence genomic region harbors:
- the LOC143641843 gene encoding vomeronasal type-1 receptor 4-like: MVLPLVKGITFMFLIGLGILGNIYVFVNYVCLFRGVKRKSSHLLLTHLAFTNSITLITGGMPSTITSLGLRDLLGDVGCKIVVYLSRVARGLSICTTSLLTVVQAITISPRASRWGRLQPRSAWHLLPLLVFLWILNSLISMNLPLYIKKANSMNSSEIRTNENYCYFLQQNSTIRWIFIVLMVLRDAVFQGVMGWASGHMVFLLHKHHQQVLYLQTSKLLYRTAPEVKAAKSLLLLMLCFLFFYWTDCFMALYVTFSVEKRFLEVSVLELVNLGYAILSPFVLMHREGHLAECWPGH; this comes from the coding sequence ATGGTTTTGCCTCTTGTCAAGGGAATAACGTTCATGTTTCtaataggacttgggattctggggAATATCTATGTGTTTGTGAACTATGTGTGCTTGTTTAGAGGagtgaagaggaaatctagtcacCTCCTTCTCACCCATTTGGCTTTTACAAATAGCATAACACTTATTACAGGAGGAATGCCAAGTACAATAACCAGTTTGGGGTTGAGAGACCTCCTAGGTGACGTAGGCTGTAAGATTGTGGTTTACCTCAGTAGGGTGGCCCGGGGCCTGTCCATCTGCACCACCAGTCTCCTCACGGTGGTCCAGGCCATCACCATCAGTCCCAGAGCCTCCAGGTGGGGGAGGCTGCAGCCCAGGTCTGCATGGCACCTGCTTCCCTTGTTAGTCTTCCTGTGGATACTCAATTCCTTGATCAGCATGAATTTACCACTTTACATTAAAAAAGCCAACAGCATGAACAGTTCAGAAATTAGAACAAATGAGAACTACTGTTATTTTCTACAGCAAAACTCAACAATCAGATGGATTTTTATTGTTCTCATGGTCCTTCGAGATGCTGTGTTCCAGGGTGTCATGGGCTGGGCCAGTGGCCACATGGTCTTCCTCCTCCACAAGCACCACCAGCAGGTGCTCTACCTTCAGACCTCCAAGCTCCTCTACAGAACCGCCCCTGAGGTGAAGGCTGCGAAGAGTCTCCTCCTTCTGATGCTCTGCTTTCTCTTCTTCTATTGGACAGATTGTTTCATGGCTTTATATGTCACTTTCTCCGTAGAGAAGCGTTTCCTAGAAGTCAGTGTTCTAGAACTTGTGAACCTTGGCTATGcgatcctcagcccatttgtgctGATGCACAGGGAAGGACACCTGGCTGAGTGTTGGCCTGGTCACTAG